GATACTTGCAACAAAATCCATATGCTCTTGGTAGGTTTCTTGTAAAGTATCTTTGATATCAGTGCCTATATAGACTTCAAACTCAAGATCCTCTCTGTTGAATTCTCCAGCTTCATTCATGGATGGAACGATTCTGATAAATGGTGTATCGTCTGCGCTGATTCCTTCCTCTATGCCGAGTTCTACGCTTTTGGCTCCTGCAGCCAATAAAGCGTTTTTGATATCGAGCAGCAACTCAAACATATCAGCCCCTTGCTATGCTCATACTGGAGATATTGGACGGCGAATTGGTTTTGGCTTTTTTGTAGGTTTCATCGAGTTGGACTTTGTACGCCTCATACTTCTCCTTCATTCCGTCCGCTTCTATATGCCTGATGGCAATTTGCGTGTAGACTTTCGCTTTGACGAGCTGCTCTTTATAGAGCTCATCTGTAATACCCAGTTTATCAGCCTCTTGGATGGCTTTATCCTCAAGGCTTTGCAGTTCTACATCATCCACTTTTTTGATCAGAAAGCTATCTTCATATATATAAAGCATTTAAAAAGCCTTTTTATTTGAGTCTAACACCTATTTGTGAAGTGAGGTACCCCCAATACTTCACAAATTAGTTCTATGATTTACAAAAAAGACTGGAGGTCTGTATGTTTCAAAAGCTACAAGAGATGCTTGAGGCAGGGAAGATTAGCGAAGAGGTGGCGAAAGCCTTGGATGACGAGATAGGCAAAGCGTTGAAAGACGTAAGGGATGAGGCCGCAAGCTGGAGGGTCAAATATAAAGAACTTCAGCAAAACTACGAAGAGGTGGCCAAATCCAAAGAGAAGCTTGAGGCTGAGTTGTCCTCGCTGGACGAGAAGATCCAAAAAGCGAAAGAGGAAGGCAAAAACGAGCTTGTGAAAGAGCTTGAGGCAGAAAGAAACGAAAAAGAGGAACTGACAAAAAGGCTTAGCGAGCTTGAGGCTTCAGCAAGAAATCTAAGAATTGAAAACGAGCTGTCAAGGGCTCTATCAAAATTTGAATATGAGCCAATCGATAGTGAGATTGTCGCAGATTTTCTCAAATCGAGACATATCGATGTCGTTGACGGTGAGATTAGATTTAAAAAAGGCGATGAACTGATGCCTTTGGAAGAGGGCTTGAAAGCGATAGTCGAAGAGCGACCAAACCTTTTTAAGGCAAAAGGCAATCCAGGGAGTGGTATCGAAAGTACGCAAAGCGGAAACTGGAGCAAGAAGAAAAGCGAAATGAGTGATGACGAAATCGAAGAATTCGTCCAGAAGCATGGACAGGAAGCATTTTTACAACTACCAGACTAAGGAGATAGAAAATGGCGATTCAAATCAAAGATACGGTAATTCAGACTACCGCAATTGACAGCATTAGAGACAATTTGCTCAATGCCAAGAGCGCTACAGGCGGTGCAATAAGTGTTGGTAGAAATATCCATAAAGGCGACTATATCGAGGAAACATTCTTCGATGATTTTGGAAATATTGTGCGAAGAGATCCAACGGTTGATACGGCGGTAACCCCTGAAAGACTATCTACAAGTAAAGACGTAGCGGTCAAACTCTACTTTAGAGGCGATCTATTTGTGACTAATACCGAGCTTGAGCGATATGGCACGACAGTGAAGAATATGAACTCTAAGATCGGAAATAAGATCGGAGAAAAGATCTCGCGATGGACAATAGAAAAAGGGCTTATAGCGTTGGTCGCGGCTCTAACTTCAAGAGCGGAGCTTGTCGCAGGTGACGGAACTACTGCAGCAGATGTAAAAACACTTGCCGATGCTGTGTTCAAGCTTGGTGATATGAACGAAGATGTGAAAGTGTTCGTAACTCCTTCCATGGTTGCATATCAGCTGCTTCAAAATGCGCTTAATTCTACTGCAGATCAGATTAGCTACGGTGCTGTCTATGGCGCACAGATTGGAACACTTGGAAGAAAGCTGTGGATGGTCGATAATGCCGCACTTCAATGGAGCGAGGACCTGAATGGCGATGGAGTCAATGAAAACGGATACTACACGCTTGGATTGACTCCTGGTGCGATTACTATCGATGAGAGCGAAGTTGTAAAAATCTTGAGCGATCTCGATATTACCCAAGAAAACGCAGGGTATCGATTCAAGACTGAAGGCGCTTACACCATCAAAGTGAAAGGTTTTAGCTATAACAAATCCCAAGGCATCAACCCTAGCGATTCTGTACTTGGCAGTACCGCAAGCTGGACGCTTGTAGGCGATATTAAAGCTGCTGCAGGCGTCGTAGCCAAAACTGCATAAAGGTAGCCCATGAAAAGAGTGATTGATTTCAGCGGACAATATCAAGCGTCCGCTGATGAAGTAGTCGTAAGGGCAAACATCAGGTTTTTCAAAAAAGAGGATTTGAGAGGTTTTGACAAGGTAGTTGCTTCTGAAAAAGACAAAGAAGTGTTTACTGGGGTAGAAAACCTTGAACTGATTGGCTCTAAAAAGAGCAGAAGAGGAGCTAGGTGATGGCAAAAAGACTTGTAAAAAACAGCGTTGTTCTAGCTGCTGTTGGTGCAACGCCTACAACATCAAACGTTGTGGATATCAGCGATCCGTTTAGTCCAAGCTTTACCACAAAAACAGGTGAGTACAAGCAGTTTGACGGGCAGATGGGGACCACTAAAACATGGGTGGATGGCGATTACCTTGTGGCGAGTGGAACAATCAGTGCATTTTTGAAAAGCAACGGCGGCGGTGCAAACATTCCAAAGCTTGATGAGCTTTTCAAAATGGCAGGGCTAACCGGTCAAGCAGTCGATACTGATGGAGACGCAGTCAACGATACCTATATCTATTCTCCAAATTCTGATGAATTGGCCACAGGTGAGGTAATCTGGTATCTCGATGGCATGAAGCGACACTTTACAGGCGTGAGTGCGAATCTCAAGCTTGATTTTGAAGTTGGCGCACCAGCTAAAGCGCAGTTTGATATTCAAGGATACAGCGATACGCCAGTTGAAGAGGCGAATCCAGCAGTCACGCTTGATGACAATGAAATATTCGTCGTCACATCGGCGCAAGCAGTGACTGTAAGTGGTCTTACGCTGTCTGTAACGAGCGTAAGCTTCGATATGGGTAATCAAATAAACGAGATTTACGCAATCGGCGACAAGAGCTTCTACCGATCCGATTTTGCGGCGAAAGTATCCATCACAGAAAAAGTTGGAAACGATATCGGATATTGGAGCGAGTTTTTGAGTGGTGCCATCAAATCGCTTGAAGTGACTTTGAGCGATAGAAGTGGAAATAAGTTTGTATTACATCTGCCAACACTGAGCTATACAAACATCAGCGAAAGTGGGACAGATGAGCTTGAAGCCACACGAGAGTTCTTGGCAAGTAACGATTTTACGATTACATATCTATAAGGAGGGTGAGTGAAAAAATTTAGTGCGAA
The Nitratiruptor sp. SB155-2 genome window above contains:
- a CDS encoding major capsid protein; protein product: MAIQIKDTVIQTTAIDSIRDNLLNAKSATGGAISVGRNIHKGDYIEETFFDDFGNIVRRDPTVDTAVTPERLSTSKDVAVKLYFRGDLFVTNTELERYGTTVKNMNSKIGNKIGEKISRWTIEKGLIALVAALTSRAELVAGDGTTAADVKTLADAVFKLGDMNEDVKVFVTPSMVAYQLLQNALNSTADQISYGAVYGAQIGTLGRKLWMVDNAALQWSEDLNGDGVNENGYYTLGLTPGAITIDESEVVKILSDLDITQENAGYRFKTEGAYTIKVKGFSYNKSQGINPSDSVLGSTASWTLVGDIKAAAGVVAKTA